The proteins below come from a single Gloeocapsa sp. PCC 73106 genomic window:
- a CDS encoding AbrB family transcriptional regulator encodes MTETKGTPLTGKALLQKVKELSHLPRRETAKLCGYYSTKNGQTRVNLTDFYDALLVAKGVPLDPEGIKDGRGREATYKVTVHKNGQIVIGSTYTNEMGLQPGDEFEIKLGYKHIHLKQIDTSDENSVESMATMSV; translated from the coding sequence ATGACTGAAACCAAAGGAACACCTCTAACAGGAAAAGCTCTACTTCAAAAAGTAAAAGAGCTATCTCACTTACCTCGTCGAGAAACCGCCAAACTTTGCGGCTATTATAGCACAAAGAACGGTCAAACTCGCGTCAATTTGACTGATTTTTATGATGCTCTTCTAGTAGCAAAGGGAGTCCCTCTTGATCCCGAAGGAATAAAAGATGGTCGTGGTCGAGAAGCAACTTATAAAGTGACCGTACATAAAAATGGTCAAATCGTCATTGGTTCAACTTATACTAATGAGATGGGATTACAACCTGGAGATGAATTTGAAATTAAGTTGGGATACAAGCATATTCACCTAAAACAAATTGATACCAGTGATGAAAATAGCGTCGAATCTATGGCGACTATGTCAGTTTAA
- a CDS encoding CPBP family intramembrane glutamic endopeptidase, producing the protein MLNNLLAKPWLNLLVTEPTMVKVIVFLLAWMVIWLPLAIPLAIILKLRLKEPLQIEQKIPLIASLYLIAPLIIWVAISIEGNSWASCGINLELPFLWWFILGLLLAILGIFLLYALESSLDWLQWQPQNFSKLTTTALPLLGLSMVISIVEELVFRGWMISELAVDHTYWIAATIGSVIFALSHLVWERQKTLPQLPGLWLMGMVLAQARLATQGSVALAWGLHAGWIWALTSLHSAELIIYSDRASPWFIGFSREPLAGLVGIGLMLATGAICYSII; encoded by the coding sequence ATGCTTAATAATCTTCTGGCTAAACCATGGTTAAATTTGTTAGTTACAGAACCCACTATGGTCAAAGTAATCGTTTTTTTACTAGCTTGGATGGTTATTTGGTTACCATTGGCTATTCCTTTAGCAATAATACTCAAGTTGCGACTCAAGGAACCATTGCAAATTGAGCAGAAAATCCCTTTAATAGCTTCGCTCTATCTAATTGCTCCTCTGATAATTTGGGTAGCAATTAGCATAGAAGGAAATTCTTGGGCTAGTTGCGGTATTAACTTAGAATTGCCATTTTTATGGTGGTTTATCTTGGGATTATTATTAGCTATTTTGGGCATATTTTTGCTTTATGCTTTAGAAAGTTCCCTGGATTGGCTGCAATGGCAACCTCAAAATTTCTCTAAATTAACAACAACCGCTCTACCTTTACTGGGCTTGAGTATGGTCATCAGCATCGTAGAAGAGTTGGTTTTTCGCGGTTGGATGATTTCTGAATTAGCAGTAGATCATACCTACTGGATCGCGGCTACGATTGGTAGCGTTATTTTCGCCCTATCCCACCTTGTCTGGGAGAGACAGAAAACCCTTCCCCAACTTCCGGGTCTCTGGTTAATGGGGATGGTTCTGGCTCAAGCTCGTTTAGCGACTCAAGGGAGCGTCGCTTTAGCGTGGGGGTTGCACGCGGGTTGGATTTGGGCTTTGACCTCTTTACATAGTGCTGAATTAATTATCTATAGCGATCGCGCTTCCCCGTGGTTTATTGGCTTCTCTCGAGAACCTCTAGCTGGGTTGGTTGGTATTGGATTGATGCTGGCTACTGGTGCGATCTGCTACTCCATAATTTAA